TATTATCCTTACCGAAATAGGTAATCCCAACATCGGGGTACTTGGTTGAAGTGTTAAAAAATCCTTCTTCCAAACCAATTAATACACTTAATGGTTTGATCGTAGATCCCAAAAACACAAGTGAACTAAAATCATGACCTGATCTACCAGACGAATTCGAAGTAATTGTACCGTTTAGATGATTATTCATGATTTTATTCCAGACAGGTGTTGGTAAGGAATCTTTGGTCCACACATTCGAATCGTAATCCGGCATGCTTGCCATGGCTACGATATTTCCAGTCTCCACTTCCATCGCTACGGCGTAACCAGTTAAAGCATCTGGATGCGTCTCACCTTGAACAGCATTGGTATGTAGCCATTTAATCTGATCCAATATAGCCTGTTCTGTCTTCATCTGAATCTTCTTATTAATGGTCATCCAAATATTATTACCCTTTACAGGAGCAACGTTCTGTTCAACCTTCTCAGCCATATTCTGAGGGGTCACCGAAATAACCTGATAACCATTTTCTCCTCGCAGCTCTCGTTGATACTGCATTTCCAGACCATCAAACCCCACATATTCTTCTGCTTTATACATAAGTCCAGGGGGAGAATCTTTTTTCATTTCACTACGGATATTCTTATACATCGCTATAGCTTCAGTCGATTTGAATGGCTTCCCAAAGCCGACTGTCTGCACCGCTACCGTATCTTTATCGTAGTGACGAACACTCTCCTCCACGATCGTTAGCCCCGGATAATTGTCTTTATGCTCCATGAAATAAGCTATTTCCTTTGGAATTAATCCAGTCTTGATTCGTCGCGGCACATAACCTAAATATTTTTTGAAATCTAAATCTAATAAATCCAAGATATTTTGCTGCGTCAGCTTCGGCGCATTCGGATCTCCATATTTAGCAAAATCAGCCGCAAGTCTTGCCGCAAGCGCATTAGAGTTGTTCTTCGCCTTCTCCGTGAGTGAGGTCTCACCCGTTGCTTTATCTGTTGTTCTAGCTGTGTAATCTTTAGTTAATGTAAGGTAAAGGGACTCCGTAGGTGTTGAATAGGCAATCTGCTCTCCTTCGGCAGCAAAAATAATCCCACGCATCGCTGCGAGCGGAACAATCTTTGTTTCCCGATTCGTTTCTTCTTCAGACAACAGAGCCCCTTCAGTAAACTGCAAACCTGCAAGACGTACGATA
The window above is part of the Paenibacillus sp. FSL K6-0276 genome. Proteins encoded here:
- a CDS encoding penicillin-binding transpeptidase domain-containing protein, giving the protein MSLFGKLPPPKDGISSRNSVGLRLNIFFFGTFFVFCIIIVRLAGLQFTEGALLSEEETNRETKIVPLAAMRGIIFAAEGEQIAYSTPTESLYLTLTKDYTARTTDKATGETSLTEKAKNNSNALAARLAADFAKYGDPNAPKLTQQNILDLLDLDFKKYLGYVPRRIKTGLIPKEIAYFMEHKDNYPGLTIVEESVRHYDKDTVAVQTVGFGKPFKSTEAIAMYKNIRSEMKKDSPPGLMYKAEEYVGFDGLEMQYQRELRGENGYQVISVTPQNMAEKVEQNVAPVKGNNIWMTINKKIQMKTEQAILDQIKWLHTNAVQGETHPDALTGYAVAMEVETGNIVAMASMPDYDSNVWTKDSLPTPVWNKIMNNHLNGTITSNSSGRSGHDFSSLVFLGSTIKPLSVLIGLEEGFFNTSTKYPDVGITYFGKDNKSSVRNSSGHVYGRVDPAEAITESSNVFMVDMVGKQLYKKYPGDKGIEVWDKYMKEFGLGVSTKSGLPGESAGLINYTDLKAAGSSQAALIYASFGQQGSYTTLQLAQYASTLANEGVRIKPQLVSKITDAQGKVVMEFQREVLNTVTFDKSYWKEIKQGMSSKVSAFDDFPYDFARKTGTSEKTDRKNINRDNGVFIAFAPRENPKLAVAVVIPEGGFGSNSAAPVARKIFDAYDWEYGLDGVPKKNVTPVTDPIQE